A stretch of DNA from Spirosoma endbachense:
AGGCACCATTATTCCCGAGTGATCATTGGTACTGAAATGACCATCCACATAACCGCGCTTCAGGTCGCCATCGAGCAAACTCAATCCACCCGTTTCATGATCTGCGGTGATGATTACGAGTGTTTCGCCATTGGAATCAGCAAAACGCATGGCCTCCCCAATGGTTCGATCGAAATCCAGCATTTCCTGAACGACATAGCTCATTTCATTGGCATGACCACCGTAGTCGATCTGAGCGCCTTCAGCCATAATAAAGAAGCCATTCTTATTTTCTTTTAACTCCGTAAGCGTTTTTTGAAGGCTTTTGACCAGAAAATCCTGGCGACCTTGTTTTATCGGAACGACCGCCTGATCATCGAGCAGCACGAAGGGGCGTTTGAGTCCTTCCAATTGGTTAAAGCTCGTACCAATCTGGTATCCTCGCTGACGAAGTGTATCCAATACTTTTTCTTCCTGAAAATACCGATAACCACCACCAATCAGAATTTGCACGGGCTCTCTCAAAAAATCGCCCGCAATTTCCCGTTCAAAGGCACGGTCTGGCTGGTGTGCATAAAAAACTGCCGGAGTTGCATCGGTAATCGGTCCCGCAGAAACAAGGCCACTGACCATGTCCCATTTTTTTATGAGAGTCGGAATGGCAGGCCACTGCCTGCCCGTCGAATCGACACCAATGGCCCGGTTGTTGGTTTTCTGACCGGTAGCCATGGCCGTTCCTCCGGCGGCCGAATCGGTAATATACGTGTCGGCGGCACTCGTTTTAGAGAACCCGATATTGAGCAGTTTTGCCAGATTAAGATCTCCCCGGTTAGCCGTGAGTCCGGCATAGATCTGGGCAAGACCCATCCCATCACCAATCAGCAGAATAACATTTTTGACACGACTACGGCTATCATTGTTGCGGTAAATGGGCTGATAAACCGGGTAGGGTGCAGGATTCTGATATTCGGCGGTTGGGCGTAAACTCAGGAAATGACCAAGCGGAGCGATCTGATCGGTATTGATAAAGTCAACTTCCAGATTCATCAGCGTTTTCCAGGTGTTGATGTTATCGGGCGTAGCCCAGAATCGAATCTTCTTCCCCTGACGATGAACCTGCTGAATTACTTGCTGAATCCTGACCCGTTCTTTTTTGACAATAAGTCCCTTTCCATTCCAACGGCTGTACTGGGTAAAGCTCTGGCTAATTAACCCAATGTGGCCTGCCTGTTCAGGCGTATAATCGACCTCAGGTCGACCATCGAAAAGAATCCAGTCAGGGTATTGCTTAAATTGATCAGGTGCAGGCACATTGCCACTCACGACAACCCGCACCGGACCACCCGTACCAAAAACGTCTGGATAAGCACTCAGCGCCTGTACCAATAGTGGTAAAGACAGCCGAGCCGGTGTTTTCAGGTCGATCAGCCATTGAAGGCCATAGGTAGCTCCCGGATAAATTTGTCCTTTACCCGACCGGACTTTTTCCACAATTGGCTTGATGTACAAAGCCTCCAGCGTCCGACTGGCGGTTATATCGGCCGAATCATGGGCCACGTAGAGTTGCCCGTCCCGCCGGTAAACATCCGCTTCAATTGACCCAAATTTCTGGTCATAAGCCTGCCAGAACGGAATCGTCTGTTCATAGTCGTTATGCGAGTGGGCCTGGGCAGGTGTATAGCGACTAGCTGACTGGGCTCTGCCGTTGGAAACGACGAGAGCCCAGAACAGCATCGACAAAAGCAGCGGACTTTTCATTGAGTGATTAGCAAGCCGTCCTACTGATAAAGCAGTAACGGTCAGAGCGCTTTCGGTTTACTGAAGCACGGATAAATTTTTCCGGCCTGATTTGCGGCAAACAGGCCGGTATGTGTTTTTATAGTAAACTAAGCCATTACACTTGCATCGGCCTCGCTCAGTTTCGCCTGTACTGCCCGAGCAAACGATACTTTGTCCGATTTTCGGTATTGTTCCGGAGACAAAGCTCCTGAATCGGGCGTAAAATCATCGGCAATGTGTAGGCAGGCTGCCCAAACTTCCGGATTTGTAACAATTTTGTACTGGCGAATGGGTGTATCGGCCCCAAACCAAAGCCCGATAATATTACTGATAGTTACTTTCATTCGATGAGCCATCGGTACTTGCATTTATTGAAAAAGATGAAGACGTGATTTGCATTTATTCTCACTTTACCGGCCTTACTTGTACGCCTAGCCGTCGCTGGGCTGCATAAGTCCCGCGAATGGAGAAATTGCGGTCAAATATTCACGGGCAATCTTACGGATCGAATCCAACGCTATTCCATCAATGAATTGGCCAGCATGGTCATAGAGCGTAGCCTTGTCGGTCAGACCGTCATAGATGCCCTGTGGCATCAGTTCATGGTCTTCATAACCCCAGAATAAAAAATCCAGTGCGTCAACTAAGCTCTCAAACCCAAGGCTACGGACGGTTTGCAGTTGATTAAAAACAGCGATAAAGCGCATAGTAAATCATCATGTCGTTTACGCAGCAAAGGTAGCTGGCTCCCAATAAGGCTACGTTAAGCCTATATTATAAAATGGAAAATTCGCCTGAACCACCCGATTTAGATACCGACAGATCAACTTGTAGCCTCACTTCATTCGGAAGTAAATATGTAGAAAAGCGTCATTTTCATAACAATTTCATAACCAGTTTTGGGGTGACAGCCAGGAATTTGACTAGTCAAATCAGGGTAATTACTGCTGGCTATGATTTCCCATTGGATTAACGAGCTGATGAACCTGTTGGCGGGCAACAGCCGCTACGTTCATTACACCCGACTCAGGAAGCTTGTCTTTATCGGCATTCTATTCCTCTTTTTGGTCATCTCCATCCTGTTGTTCTTTTTCGTGTAGTCTCCCTCAGCAGATAGAGAATATATAGTTGAAACACTGTTTGCAGTAAGCTGTAGGCATTGCTCTCATTTGGCGATAGCTAGTCTCTGGCTAACCTTTTCTGTCGTGTAGTTATTTACCGTTTACTCAATTAGCACTATCCGGCATTTGCTTTTGGAGCCAGTACCAATTGGGCAAGATCTTAATAATCCAGTGTCAGTCTGGACGCAAAATTGTTATGTACGATGGGATACACACAGCTATACATACCAAAATGTTGGTAACTTCGTATTACCCACATGGATAAGCTTAACCGTTGCGGAAAAAGGAATCCATTATTTCCGGGCTTATATCATCCTAAAAGATGGTACTACCCTCTACAGCCGAGTGGGTACGTTTTTGCCCCAGTGAATTTCAACAAGTAGATCAACCGAGAATTACATTATATTTACTACCTGTTATTTCTGCTTTCTGCTATGACAATCATTATTATCTGTGTCGGAATCGTAGATGCTTTAGTCGGCGCTTTTCTCTTCAAAAGCATGCTCAGTTCCGATAAATTAGATCATCCAGCCCGGTTTGGCAATTTATTAACCTCCTGTTTAATGCTGAGCAGTGGCATACTTCTGCTTTCACTGATGTTTTGGGGCACTAGTTTTTAGGGAGTCACCCGCATTTCTTTGGGTTGATCAGACCAACCGCTTTGACTTACGAATCATCGTTCCAATTCATCGCGGATTGTACCTATCCTACTATAAGCAGTACAAGTATTGCCAGTTAAAATCAGGAATACGGGTATTGGCTACTTTTCTGTTATCTACGTGCGGTAGCTATTGCAAATGTAAAGTCTACCTTTCACTTTCGACTGATATTGACCGGATCGAATTAGTCCATATAACAACCACGCTAAGTAGAGGACAGGTTTTAGTCCTTCCACCCTTCTGGCTTGAACGGTGTTTGTCGGTCACTTTGCAGGCAGGGTGCCAGGGGAGGCCGGTCGGCGTTTGGCCATAAGCGAACCTTGGCTTTTTGTCGCTCGCCCAGATACGGTGGAGAAGGTTCTAAAGTAGGCTGACGGGCGTTGAGTGCATAGAACAAACCATCACTGACTGATCCGTAGGAGCCATTGGCCCGCGTCGTATCCACTGGCCCAGTCGCACCATAGGATACACCTTTCGTATCTTTACGATCCAGCCAATAGTGAACCAGCGAAATGGCTGACGCCGAAAAGTAGCCCACTGCCCGACTTTGTGGTTGATCTGCCTGATACACGTTACCCCCTAAAGCCGAAGGTGGCGTATCGGCCAAGCCACCTGTATGCTGGGTCTGCTCCTGAAAGAGCTTATAATACCGGTAAGCATCAGCGGTCAGGGATAACTGGCGTACATCGACCAGACCAGGGCCGTTATCATAATAGGGAATCTGAGCCACGCGTTGCTGGATGATAGGTCTGCCATTGGTGAACTGATCGTCAAATACCAAAATATCATACCCATAAATCAGTTGCCAACACGGCGTCTGGCATCCATAATCATAAATCCAGTTCTCCTTTGGAACTTCAGGCGCTTCTTCCCCTGCCTTACCCGCCGGGGGACTAAAACAATCTTCATACAGTTCTGTGCCTGTTACAAAGTAATCACGAGCTCTGTAAACATTAGGCAGCACCTTGTATTTTGAGTAAACACCCTGCCGACAGCTATGGCACCAGTACTGACGCTCCCAGAGTTTCCATTCCCAACGGTAATAATTGCGCTCGCTGCCAGGGTCCTGGCTGTCAATAAATATGTCATGAGCAGCCGTATAGCCGTTTAGTTGTTGCAGGGATAAGCTGGCAGGATTAAAGCGGGCGGTTATTCTGTCAATCGGTGCGACGAATGGCATTACCTGCTGGCTGGATACATAGCGGGTTCCGTCGGGGAGGGTAAAGCGAAGTTGATAGGCATGGCCCACCTGCCCTCTGAAATCGCCAGGCAGTTGATAGCTGCCATCCAGAGTCTCATGACAGGTAATGAGCTGCGAAGAATCGACCATGATGTCCACAGATGCTTTCGTAACGGGCACTGTCGTGAATTGCCCGGTTAGTCGATCCGCCTGTGCCTGACTAAGCTTAATAATCTGGGGCTCCGCCAGGTTGGTCAGCGTACCCTCAACCAGGAGAATTGTCTTTGTCGAAGACAAGGTCGTTTCCTCTGGATCAATACAAGCGATGGGTAAGATGAATACCAGTAAACTCATGAACACATAGGATGCAACTGTGCGCATAACTGGGATTTGGGTAAATGATGAACTGTTGATAAAATCAGTTGAAGGCTCTATTCTACTATTTTAGTTCTCTTTTCAACGAATGGATACCGCTTCCCGTCACAAAACGATCCTATCAAGTCGCCGTTTCGGGTTCGACATTTGACTTGCTGGCCCAGACCGAATCGTATCCGGTCAATGGGATGACCTATTGTCCTCACGATACGGGTTCTGGTGAGTTTATGACCAATAGGGTTACTAGAACCAACCTGTAAGCTGAATAAGAGTAAGTTCACTCAATACTAGGCTTTCACTAGAAGACCTGTATTGACCTGGCGAGTTCACCTAACCCTATCTGGCATGAGCTTAGCGGAAGAAATAACCCTCTACCAATTCGGGCAAGGGCATCGTGCGGATGGTGATCTGCTGGATCAATTTAACCAACTCGATGAGCTCAAAAAAATCCAACGAGTCGTGGAGCTATTTGACCTAGTACAGCAATCAAAGCCTGACGATACCGACCTGGAGCAGGCCCTGGCAACTAGCCGCTTACCAGCTCCCGCTCTTTCCTATTTAGTCTTCAAGGGCCATCGGCTACAGCGAAGTTTACCAATAAGTCTGGCACACGCTGAGCTTGACCGGTCATATCGGTTACTATTACAACTCTTTAAGAAAGTCTATCAACGGCAATTGGAAGCTGAAAAGCAAAATCCAGCCAACTGGATGTTTTGGGACTTGTCAAACCCTGAAGTTGTGGCGAGTATAGGCACTTTACACCAACAGTTAGTCGAAGAGGTCTATGCCTGTGCTGGCTATCGAAGCGAATTTGCCAGCCTCTCCAAGCTGAATTATACCCGAAAAAGTACCTGGCTGACCAATCAGGAAGAACTCACTCCCGAGCCTCAGACCCACTTTTCGTTTCTGACCTATGAAGAGGTAGTAAACCGATCGATTCCTATGATTGGTGAACCGCAACTTCGTGCCATCTCGCTTCTTTGTAATTCGTTAAACAAAGCGTTGGCAAAGCAGTATGGGTTAACGACAGAACAGGTGACACGCTTAATCTGGGATGTGGTGGAAAGGCACATGCGCGAGCAGTACAATACAGGGCTTTTTGACTAAGCCCCTACGTTTTGCCCGAACCGACAGAACAGAATCAATGTACAGCCAGCCAGAGCGGTGATTTCATCAACAAAACGGTCAATGCAACCTATAGTTCCTAACTGGCATCTGTAAGAAAATTACATAAAAAGCCTGAATGAGATTCCTCATCGCCTGTGTTGTTCTTTTTCTCGTGCCCAACTGGTCATGGGCCACCTGGTCGATTATTATCATTGATCCGAAAACAGGAGCAATTGGGATGGCGGGTGCTTCCTGCACCTACAATTGCAGCGGCATTGGTCAACTAATACCGGGCCAGGGAGCAATCATTGTTCAGGCAATGAGCAATGCTGACGCCCGACGAAAAGGCGTCGAAATGATACAGGCGGGACACACGCCCCAAGCTATCATCCAGGCGCTAAGGAGTCCAGTTTTTACCCCTGAAGAGCAACAATACGCGGTTGTTACGCTAAACCACCTAGCGCAACCCAGCACCTATACAGGATCAGCAACGAATTCGTATACGGGAGCGCTTACCATGAAGGGAGTTTCCATCCAGGGAAACACGCTGGCTAGCCAGGACGTATTAGCCGCTGTGATGCAGGCAGTGGTGAAAGGTCAGAACGAAAACCTGCCGATCGAGGAAATTCTGATGCTCGCATTAGAGGCCGGTTCTACGGCAGGTGGTGATCGGCGGTGTGGCGAGCAACGAGCTAGCTGTGCGTTCATTCGTATGGCTAAACCCACGGATAAGCGGGGCCGGCCGACTTTATTTCTGGAGTTTTTTGGCCAGCAGCGAAGTGGCCGGAACGCCGTCCACCTATTAAGGGGAAAGTACGAAAAGTGGAAGGCCAGACACCGGGTTTAACCGAACCCGTTCAAATCCAAATCAGCGGCTACAATCCCCCTTCATGGCTTGAAAACTCCACTGTCCACAGCAATCATACAGCAGAAAATTCATGCTAACAAATCCTATTTTGATGCTTCGTAACTCGCAGATCGGGCATTACCCGTAACCGTCCCTGTAGCAACACGAATCGTTATGGTGCCATTGGTAATGTTGCCACTGGTGCTTCCAGCAGTGAATGTTTCCTGAAAATTAATTGCCTTTTCTGTTCCGGTAAGCTTTACGCTGCTCATCGCAATGACATTCTTCCCTTCGTTTACACCTATATAGACAAGATTTGTATCCATCGGAATGATTTCTATCGTGTTCGTACTGCTGGGTGTTACCGTGGTTGTATTACCAGACACTGTAACCGAACTTATCTGATATACCCCTTTTGCCGCAGTTGCTAATTCAGTCGATGTAGGCCCTATGGTCGAGGCATCATCATTTTTTGAACAACCCCAAATAATCATTAACAGGAAGAATGGTAAAAGTTTATACACAATTTTAGTGTTCACGATTTTAGTCGATTGATTTTGGAATAAAGAATTGCAGATGGGAACTCCAGTGAGTTGCATCTCGATAGGTTAATTCCATTGTCCGGCCAGAGGTAACAAAAAATCGCCATTTATTTGGTAGCCTTTGTGTGCAAACCTAATCACCCGAACTCGCTGCCAGCTGGCTGACCTCCACTACATACAGCGTGTTTTTACCCCACTCAAACCAGTCTCCGGTTCAACTATATACGGTTATTAAGGGGTACCACGCCCTCTACCTCTTTCGCTTTTGCTGTCCACAATAGTACGCTCCCTGTCCGTTTCTGGACAGACATAGTCCGTTTAATTCCAATAAATATGGTCTCACTTAGCCCAATCGACCTATCATCTGGATTGGCACTGGATTTGTTTTGCTTTATTATAACTAAGTGTTCTCGTTAACTTAACCAATGAAAAGAACTTTTCTGGGGGAGTTTGAAGAAGTAGTCCTGCTGGTTTTAGCCGCCTGTGCTGACGATGCCTATGGAGTCGTTATCTGGGAGCAACTTCAGCAGCAGACCGGCCGCAGCATTACCATTAGTGCCGTACACGCCACGCTGTACCGACTCGAAGAAAAGGGCTATTTATCCTCGCAGCTGGGTGGTGCCACCGCCGAACGGGGTGGCAGGCGAAAGCGGTACTTTGCCCTGACTGCTTTGGGCAGTAAAGCCCTACTGGAGATTCAGGCCATGCGTCAACAACTCTGGCAGGCTATTCCGGATGGCAAACTTCAATTGATTGGTCAATAACCCAACTCCTGACGCAACCGATGGCTACTAACCAAGAACAGACTGGACCACCAGATCGCAGAACGTCGGCCCGGCAGCCACCCCGCTGGGCTGATCGACTCCTGGAACGGTTCGTTTCGCCTTATCTGCTGGAAGATGTGCAGGGTGACTTGCAGGAGATTTTTCATAAGCGTGTCGCTCAGGTGGGTATTGCGCAAGCTCGGCGTGAGTATGGCTGGGCCGTCCTGCATTACCTGAACCCCTTCTTTGCAAAACCGCACTACCGCACCAACAATCTACCCAAGTATCCTCAATTCTCATCACTCCATCCGATCATGATTCGTAATTATCTAAAAATCGCCTGGCGGAATCTCGCCAAGAACCGCGTATTTAGCCTGATTAATATTTTCGGACTTGCCATTGGAATGACTACCTGCCTTCTCATTCTTGAGGTGGTGAGTTTCCAGCTTAGTTTCGATACGTTTCATACGAACGCTAACCATATTTATCGGGTCGTAAACGACCGCTATCAACAGGGCAAGCTTATTCAGCATGGCACCATTACTTATTCGGGCGTTGGAAAAGCAATGAAAGATGATTTTCCGGATGAGGTGTTAACCCACTCCAGGGTGGTCAAGTGGGGAGATATGGTACTTGATGTCAATAATACGAAACACAAAGCCAGCAAAATCGCCGTTGATAACTCGTTCCTCTCCATGTTTTCGTTTCCATTATTGGCAGGCGATAAAAAAAGTGTATTGGTAGCCCCCAATACAATCGTACTTACAGAACGGCTGGCAAAAAGGATGTTTGGTATAAAAAACAATGATTACCAATCCATTTTAGGAAAAACTGTCAAAATTGATAATTCGCCCAATCCCTATAAGCTTACCGGTGTCTGTTCGGATATTCCTGAAAATTCGCACTTAGATTTCGATTTTCTGATGTCCTATTCGAGCCTTTACAGCGGTGGGAATTTCAATTACAAAGAAGCTGACTATAATTTCACCGATTCCGATTTCTGGCATTATATACAACTCAAACCCAACATTGACTATCGAGCCGTTCAAGCCAAACTCGACGCGTTTAGTAAACGGCATTTCCAAGGCAACGCCGTATCCGGCAGCGATGAAAAGTTTTATCTGCAACCCCTCAGCGAAGTGCATCTATATTCAGACTTTGAGTATGAAATCGGTAAGGTTGCTAACGGACAAATGGTTTGGGGCTTGTTTGCCATCGCCGTTTTCATGATAGTAATTGCCTGGATTAATTACGTCAATTTGTCTACTGCCAAAGCCGTAGAACGAGCCAAAGAAGTAGGTATACGCAAAGTGGCAGGTTCACAACGTGGCCAACTTATCAGGCAGTTTCTGATTGAATCGTTTGGCCTCAATTTGATTGCTCTGATCCTCACCCTGCTGTTTTTGGCTGTCAGTCAAACGGGTTTTAACAGGCTGACTAACCTGCCCTTATCGCTGGCTAACCTGTTCAATCAAAGTCTGACAATTCCCTATTTTCCGTTCTATTTACTACTTGCGTTCGGATTGGGCGTAGTGCTGTCGGGTTATTACCCAGCTTTTATTTTGTCCTCCTTTCAGCCGCTGGCGGTGCTGAAAGGAAAATTTATGACTACTACCAAAGGGATTACTGTGCGAAAGTCTTTGGTCGTCTTTCAGTTTACGGCCACTATTTTCTTGCTGTTTGCCTCGATCGTGATGTTTCGCCAACTGAAATTCATGAGTGAAAAAGACCTGGGCATTCATTTCAGCCAAATTCTTTCGGTTACGGCTCCTTCCCTGGCGTCCAACGATTCGTCGCGGGTAATCCGGGCCGAAACCTTCAAGCAAAGCCTCAAACAAATCGGTGGGGTGATGGAGGTTGCTTATACCGACCGGGAAATCGGGGGCGATATGGCCCGGACATTTGATGTACAAAACGTAGGGGGCGATAAAAATACCAAACTGACAATGCGGCATTTTGGCGTGAGTCGAGAGTTTTTATCGGTCTACCAGGTAAAACTACTGGCCGGAAGAAATTTTGTTTTCACGGATTACAATTACAAGTTCGATTTGCTTCATAACGTAATTTTAAACCAGAAAGCGATCAAACAACTGGGCTATTCCAAACCTGACGATGCGATTGGGAAACAGCTAAAGCTGTTTGGGCGAAATTGGGACATTGTGGGGGTAGTTGATAATTTTCATCAAAAAGGGCTACGAAGCGCGGTTGATCCGCTGATTCTAATACCCACCTATAGCACTTCTTTTCCGATTTCGGTGAAAGTGGAAACACAAAACCTTGAAGCCACCCTGGCTGCTATTAAGTCAGTTTACAAGTCCTTCTTTCCGCAAGATATATTTGGCTACGCGTTTGTTGATGAACGGTTTAATCAACAATACAATAACGACCAACTTTTAGGCGAAGCCCTTTTGTTATTTTCCGGTTTGCTGATTTTCGTGGCCTGTTTAGGTCTTTTTGGCTTATCTTTTTTCGTGATCAATCAACGGACCAAAGAAATCGGTGTCCGCAAGGTTCTTGGTGCGTCCGTGATGAGTATCACCGCTCTGGTGTCGAAAGATTTTCTCAAACTTGTTGTGATTGCGATGGTTATTGCTACCCCAATCGGGTGGTATACCATGCGCCGTTGGTTGAACGACTTCGCCTACAAAATCGATATCGAATGGTGGATGTTCGGACTGGCAGGCCTGCTGGCGATGGGCATTGCCTTACTAACCGTCAGTTTCCAGAGTATAAAGGCCGCCTTGCTGAATCCGGTCAAGAGTCTACGTACCGAATAGCTATTTATGCATCATCCCTGGAAAGCACCGTATGCCCTGCGGTGCTTTTATTATGGTCTGCCTTGCAGGAGTTTCCTATCAAACGCAGCTTTTTAAAGAATATAGGCATAAATTTCTCAAGGTCAGTAAAGCCAACCGGGTGAGGCTTTTGCTCGGATATGCAAAACGGTTTGAATTTACTTCTTTCACCTTTGAGTAGGATCGCAGGAATTTTATATATATGAAAACAAGCCAACGTATATCTTGTACGTTCGGTATTGACTTCCTGGCAAGTACGCTGCTTGAGCGTTTGTACGCCATAGCTGGCTCAGTATGAATTTGTTCGATCATTGCGCATCACTGGTTGGCCGCCTGAGCGATTAACCAGGTTAGAATCATACCGGTAACTTAAGGTGGTGGTTCAAATTCAGGGGCCACTATACACATAGACTTAACCTATTTTTTACTAATGAGACCATGATTCACTGGGCGGGAATGGAATGCATTTGACCCAAATTGACCATTTCAATACGATTATACAGGCTTTTATCAAGTTATCTTTAAATCAGCCATTTCGAACAATCTGCCTGGACCATCTTTCGTCCTTCAGTGACCGCAAAAAAAATAAAAAAATTCTTTAGGGATTGGCTAGGTTAAGTGAACCTTACACAAAATGAAGAAAATCTTGTAGATGAAGTATCAAAATCTATCTGATGAGTCGCTGGTCGATTTGTTGCAGCAGGATGATCCAACAGCCTTTGAATTAATCTATCAACGGTATTGGAGACAGCTCTATGGATTTGTGTTTCAACAACTAGGCTCAAAAGAGGATTGCGAGGAAATCATACATGATCTGATGCTAAGCCTATGGCAAAATCGAGCCCTGTCCCAGATTCAGAACCTGAAACTCTATTTATTCATTGGGGCTCGAAATCTTGTCAACAAATCTATCAAGTCCCGGATCAACCTCCGTAAATATCTTGAATACAAGTATTTAAACGATGTTTTTGAAACGGTTGGCCCTAATGAATTCTCAAATATCACCGAGTTACATCAGGCAATTGAGAACGCTGTAAAAAAAATGCCAGAGAAGACAGCGACTATCTTTAGGATGAGCAAAATGGACAATATGCCCGTTAAGTACATCGCGTTAAAAATGGAACTGACCGATAAGGCGGTTGAATATCATATTACAAAGTCCCTAAAAATCTTACGTCAACAACTTCAGAATTTTAATTCCGATAATTAATAAAAGGTCCATGACTCAACAAGAATTTGATAAAATTGCCGAAAGCTATTTAGCCGGAAACTGCTCTCCAGATGAGATTTCTCTTTTGCAGGAATGGGCAGATTTGCACTGTACTGCTGACAATCTTACGCTGGCATTTAAGAATGAGACCGACATCCAGCAAACTGAACGTAAACTTTGGGACCGGATTCAGTCGAATACCGTACCCATAAGGAAATTAAACTGGCTCACACGTTCCAGAAACCTTTGGGCAGTAGGCATCGCTGCCAGTTTAATGCTATTCTTTTTCGCTTTCCCTTATCTGTTTCAAAATCAATCAACTGATTCCAAACGTGGTATTGAAACCAAAAATGTAGCGGATTCCAGACAGACCACTGTACTACCCGATGGCAGTATTGTTGTTCTGGGCAAAAATGCCAGTATTACAACGGATGTGAGTTATGGCAAACAAACCCGTACGGTTTATTTGACTGGAGAAGCCTTCTTTGATGTCAAACATAACACTCAGCTTCCGTTTCTGGTGCATGTGGGCGAGCTGGTAACGGAGGTCCTTGGTACCAGTTTTTATATTAAACCCCAATTGGCAGGAAAGACAGTTGAAGTGATTGTAAAAACGGGGAAAGTGTCTGTTTATACAATCAATCGAAAAGATGCTAAAAAATTGAATGGTGTTATAATAACATCGAATCAAAAAGCATTGTACGACGCTCAAAGTAAAACGATTACACCCAATCTGATTGACAATCCCGAGCTAATCAATGCCGCCACCCTACTACCTGTTCTAACATTTAATGAAAAAACGATCGAGACGATACTGCCCTTACTATCAAAGGCATATGGGGTTGAGATTGTCGTAGCTAATCCAAATTTAAAACAGTGTGTATTCACCGGAAATTTAACTGGCTTACCCATGTACGATCAACTTGAACTTATTTGTGGAGCAATTAATGCTCAGCTCGAAGTCAGAGGCACCACCATATTTATCTCCGGGGATGGGTGCTCTACCCAATAGCGAACCCATCTAAAGCCCTACGTTTCTTACTACTATTTAAGTCGACCATGCATATCGTGGCCGGGCAGGCCCCTTGTTGCCTCAACAACAATCTGAATTTTGTCCAATCGTACTTCTTTTCCGT
This window harbors:
- a CDS encoding alkaline phosphatase, which encodes MKSPLLLSMLFWALVVSNGRAQSASRYTPAQAHSHNDYEQTIPFWQAYDQKFGSIEADVYRRDGQLYVAHDSADITASRTLEALYIKPIVEKVRSGKGQIYPGATYGLQWLIDLKTPARLSLPLLVQALSAYPDVFGTGGPVRVVVSGNVPAPDQFKQYPDWILFDGRPEVDYTPEQAGHIGLISQSFTQYSRWNGKGLIVKKERVRIQQVIQQVHRQGKKIRFWATPDNINTWKTLMNLEVDFINTDQIAPLGHFLSLRPTAEYQNPAPYPVYQPIYRNNDSRSRVKNVILLIGDGMGLAQIYAGLTANRGDLNLAKLLNIGFSKTSAADTYITDSAAGGTAMATGQKTNNRAIGVDSTGRQWPAIPTLIKKWDMVSGLVSAGPITDATPAVFYAHQPDRAFEREIAGDFLREPVQILIGGGYRYFQEEKVLDTLRQRGYQIGTSFNQLEGLKRPFVLLDDQAVVPIKQGRQDFLVKSLQKTLTELKENKNGFFIMAEGAQIDYGGHANEMSYVVQEMLDFDRTIGEAMRFADSNGETLVIITADHETGGLSLLDGDLKRGYVDGHFSTNDHSGIMVPVFAYGPHSLDFRGVYENTQIHHKIMSILKRYHSRPQKLTNKVTH
- a CDS encoding DUF1028 domain-containing protein, with the protein product MRFLIACVVLFLVPNWSWATWSIIIIDPKTGAIGMAGASCTYNCSGIGQLIPGQGAIIVQAMSNADARRKGVEMIQAGHTPQAIIQALRSPVFTPEEQQYAVVTLNHLAQPSTYTGSATNSYTGALTMKGVSIQGNTLASQDVLAAVMQAVVKGQNENLPIEEILMLALEAGSTAGGDRRCGEQRASCAFIRMAKPTDKRGRPTLFLEFFGQQRSGRNAVHLLRGKYEKWKARHRV
- a CDS encoding DUF4249 domain-containing protein, producing MRTVASYVFMSLLVFILPIACIDPEETTLSSTKTILLVEGTLTNLAEPQIIKLSQAQADRLTGQFTTVPVTKASVDIMVDSSQLITCHETLDGSYQLPGDFRGQVGHAYQLRFTLPDGTRYVSSQQVMPFVAPIDRITARFNPASLSLQQLNGYTAAHDIFIDSQDPGSERNYYRWEWKLWERQYWCHSCRQGVYSKYKVLPNVYRARDYFVTGTELYEDCFSPPAGKAGEEAPEVPKENWIYDYGCQTPCWQLIYGYDILVFDDQFTNGRPIIQQRVAQIPYYDNGPGLVDVRQLSLTADAYRYYKLFQEQTQHTGGLADTPPSALGGNVYQADQPQSRAVGYFSASAISLVHYWLDRKDTKGVSYGATGPVDTTRANGSYGSVSDGLFYALNARQPTLEPSPPYLGERQKAKVRLWPNADRPPLAPCLQSDRQTPFKPEGWKD
- a CDS encoding PadR family transcriptional regulator, whose amino-acid sequence is MKRTFLGEFEEVVLLVLAACADDAYGVVIWEQLQQQTGRSITISAVHATLYRLEEKGYLSSQLGGATAERGGRRKRYFALTALGSKALLEIQAMRQQLWQAIPDGKLQLIGQ
- a CDS encoding DUF5958 family protein, with product MSLAEEITLYQFGQGHRADGDLLDQFNQLDELKKIQRVVELFDLVQQSKPDDTDLEQALATSRLPAPALSYLVFKGHRLQRSLPISLAHAELDRSYRLLLQLFKKVYQRQLEAEKQNPANWMFWDLSNPEVVASIGTLHQQLVEEVYACAGYRSEFASLSKLNYTRKSTWLTNQEELTPEPQTHFSFLTYEEVVNRSIPMIGEPQLRAISLLCNSLNKALAKQYGLTTEQVTRLIWDVVERHMREQYNTGLFD